Proteins found in one Cryptosporangium minutisporangium genomic segment:
- a CDS encoding HIT family protein: MATIFTRIINGELPGRFVWKDEHAVGFLSIAPIRPGHTLVVPRQEIDQWTDAPAELLTHLTTVAQTIGQAVKEAWDAPRAALIIAGFEVPHLHLHTYPAWDMDDLDFGNADPRPDSEDMDEAAERIRATLEKNGYAAQAR, translated from the coding sequence GTGGCGACCATCTTCACGCGGATCATCAACGGTGAGCTTCCCGGGCGGTTCGTCTGGAAAGACGAGCACGCGGTCGGTTTCTTGAGCATCGCGCCCATCCGGCCCGGCCACACCCTGGTCGTGCCGCGCCAGGAGATCGACCAGTGGACCGACGCCCCAGCCGAGCTCCTCACCCACCTCACCACCGTCGCGCAGACGATCGGGCAGGCCGTGAAGGAGGCGTGGGACGCACCCCGGGCGGCGCTGATCATCGCCGGGTTCGAGGTGCCGCACCTGCACCTGCACACCTACCCGGCCTGGGACATGGACGACCTCGACTTCGGCAACGCCGACCCGCGGCCGGACTCCGAGGACATGGACGAAGCCGCCGAACGGATCCGCGCGACGCTGGAGAAGAACGGGTACGCGGCGCAGGCGCGATGA